A region from the Cucumis sativus cultivar 9930 unplaced genomic scaffold, Cucumber_9930_V3 scaffold92, whole genome shotgun sequence genome encodes:
- the LOC116406373 gene encoding CASP-like protein 2B1 — protein sequence MSYAGIGISPGNVPVYHGSNLKVFDKRVRVVELVLRFLICGLGVLAAVLVGTDTEVKTIFTIRKRATFTDMKALVFLVVANAVAAAYSLVQGLRCVVCMVRGKVLFSKPLAWIIFSGDQIMAYVTVAAVASAAQSAVFGKLGQPELQWMKICDLYKKFCNQVGEGLASAVVVSLSMVVLSCISASSLFRLYNGGKNKSNSRW from the exons ATGAGCTATGCTGGAATCGGTATTAGTCCAGGGAATGTCCCTGTGTATCATGGCTCCAATTTGAAGGTCTTTGATAAGAGGGTGAGGGTGGTTGAATTGGTGTTGCGGTTTCTGATTTGTGGCCTTGGTGTTCTTGCTGCTGTTCTTGTGGGGACTGATACTGaagttaaaactatatttaccATTCGAAAGAGGGCCACATTCACAGATATGAAAGCTCTTGT GTTTTTGGTGGTAGCAAATGCTGTAGCAGCCGCTTACTCTTTGGTGCAAGGATTGCGATGTGTGGTGTGCATGGTGAGGGGAAAAGTGCTCTTCAGCAAGCCTTTAGCTTGGATTATTTTCTCTGGCGATCAG ATTATGGCGTATGTCACAGTGGCAGCAGTGGCATCGGCAGCCCAGTCAGCAGTGTTTGGGAAGCTGGGGCAGCCAGAGTTGCAATGGATGAAGATATGCGATCTGTACAAGAAGTTCTGCAACCAAGTAGGGGAGGGACTTGCAAGTGCAGTGGTGGTCAGCTTGAGCATGGTGGTTTTATCTTGCATTTCAGCCTCCAGTCTCTTCCGCCTCTACAATGGAGGCAAGAACAAGAGCAACTCAAGATGGTAA